GAATAGGGGTCTGGGATGCCAAGATCGGTAATTCTAACTGTTTAGCGGTGTGTTTAAAATGCTCAATCAAATAACACAGCTTTTTTCTACGCCAATCTTCCTTCTGGAGCAACAATAAGCTGGTATGTGTTGCTTTAGCAATAGCCGGCGGCAACGCGGTGGTATACATATAGGGGCGTGAAAATTGAGTTAAATGCTCTATAATGGTTTCACTTCCTACCACAAACCCACCAAAACTCCCTAAGGATTTACCAAAGCCTGCCGATAAAATATCTGGCTTTAACCCAAAATATTCGCAAATACCCGCACCTTTTTCACCTAATACACCTAAGCCATGCGCATCGTCTACTAATAATAAAGCTGAATGATTTTTTGCTGTTTCAATCAAATCTGGCAAGGCCGCTAAATCACCATCCATACTAAATACACCATCGCTTACAACAAATGACTTTCGCCCGGGAGAATCTGTCAATTGCTTAGTTAAACTCGGAATATGGTTATGTTTATAGCGTTTAAAGGAAGCACCGGAAAGCCTTGCCGCATCGACTAAGGAAGCATGATTTAACCTATCACCAAATATACTATCATGTCTATTTGCTAAGGCCGTTAAGATACTTAAATTGGCCATATAGCCAGTAGAAAAAACCAACGCCTTTGGGTAACCGCTAAATTCTGCTAAAGCTTCTTCTAACTCACAATGAATGCGACTATAAGCACCCAGAAAATGCGAAGAACCGCTACCAAGACCATATTCATCAGCTGTTTGTTTAAACACCTTAATAACATCAGAGTGTTGACTTAGTCCTAAATAATCATTAGAACAAAACGAAATCAGCTTTTTCCCACCATAAAGCCGCTGTGTTCCTGATACACCTTGCAAAACAGCACGCGTTCTATAGAGCCCGGCCTGTTTATGTTGCGTTAGTGAATCTTCTAACAGGAATGGCATGTATTTAATTCGGTATCAGCTAACACGGGGATCAGATTCAGCTTTTCTAATAACGCACGATCTTGATCAGGCGCAACATTTGCCGTGGTTAATAATTTTTCACCATAATGAATCGAATTAGCTCCAGCAAAAAAACACAGCGCTTGTGCTTCTTCACTCAAGCTATCGCGCCCTGCAGATAAACGCAACATACTAAAAGGCAATATAATTCGTGCGACAGCCACCATACGAATAAATTCAAATGAATCAACCGCTACTTTGTCTGCTAATGGTGTTCCTGGAATCGGAATTAATTTATTTAAGGTGACACTTTTAGGATGCTCAGGAAGATTAGCTAATTGTTGCAACAAACCTATTCGATCTTCTCGGCTTTCACCCATACCAATAATACCACCACAACACACATTAATGCCTGCTGCACGCACTTGTGCCAAGGTTTGCAATCGCTCTTCATAGGTTCGTGTCGATATAATTGTTTTATAGTATTCAGGTGATGTATCTAGATTATGGTTGTAATAATCTAATCCGGCCTGTGCTAGTTGACGAGCCTGTTCCTCTGTCAACATGCCTAAGGTAGCACAAGCTTCTAAATCCAATGCTTTTATAGCCGTAACCATCGCTAATACATCCGCAAACTCTTTTTTAGGGGGGCTGCGCCAAGCAGCCGCAATACAAAACCGACCTGCTCCTTGTTCTTTCGCTTTTTTTGCAGCGACCTTTACCTGATCTAATGACATTAAGGGCTCTCTCTTTAAGCCCGTATTATAATGACCACTTTGCGGGCAATAGGAACAATCCTCAGGACAAAGACCTGTTTTTACATTCAGTAAAGTACTTATTTGAACGGCATTGGGACGAAAAGAGTGACGATGCGTCGCATGGGCGTGAAAAATTAAATCATTAAATGGCTTTTCAAACAGTGATTGAATTTCATTGCGGATCCAATCATGACGAACCTCTACATTTAACATACTAGATTCTTATACCAAGAAAAATAGCAACATAAAATGAATAACTACCCTTGTCAACTTTTACAAAACACGCCTTTTACGATCGATTTTACTTCAAATAGTATAAAATACGTGTGTGAAGGTAGGGAGCGGCAATACAGACACCCCGTAAATTGGATTACTGCTGCATTTTATTCTCGCTTAATTTTAATTGAGATACTTTATAACAATTGTCGAGCTCATTTATATAGAATATAACATTGTAAGTGCATTTTAAGTATCTTAGAATGAATGGGTAAGGGATACCAACATAAGGAGTGAATAACATGTATAAAAATGTGAATAAACAGCAGGAAAACCAATCAATTGAGAAATTGAATGCAGACATTACGCAACTTAAAAACCATTTAGAAGAAAAAGAAAAACAATTAAAAGAAATAATTCGAAGAAAACGCGTGGAAAGAGAAGCCTCCCGAGATACTACGGCTGAAAATAGACTTGGGCAAGCACTTAAGCATGTTCTTGTAGATATTGGTAGCATCCATATTTATGTATATCCGGATACAACTATTGTTACTTTACCTTTGATGCACAAAGCTTCTCGTGAAATTCACAATCTATTTACTTCTTTTCTTAAAGCAGATCTTTTAAAATTTGAAAAGATATTTCCACGATTTGGGAACATTGAAGAAATAAAGATTAGTTTTCCGTCAACTAGTTTACCAGACTTTGAGGAAGGAATGAGGCTGAGTGCAGGCGTAGATCTTAGCCAGGATAGATGTCGTATACAAGCCGATTGTTAAATGAAAACCAATCAATTATTTTGCTATTGGCTTCAAGGCTACTTCGAAATTGGTATAAACGTCACGATACAGCGTAATGGCTTGCGGTTGATCAAAAACCAGTTGGATTTAATTGAAGAGCCATTAGACACTTTTACTTCTTGGCTCAAGGATGTGTGTGACTATATTAAGCGTTTTGGTTATAGCAATGCCCTTTGCGCGCATTTTTCGCCTATTATCGAGCTCTCACTGAACTCGGTATTTCATCATGTAATTGATAACAGCTACGTCACCGAAACGCCGCGGGAAGTACTCCATCGCATTCACGATGGAAAATATAATGACTAACGAAGAATTTAGAGCATGGCTACTTGGTTATGTTACGTTGACAGGCGATCTCCCGCTAAACCAAAAACAAATAAAAATTATCGAAAACCACGCCAATTTAGTTTCTGCAGTAGATAAGTTTTTAACACCTGAAAACCAAATGATTATTGATGGTATACAGGCAGGCCAACGCGTAGGCGCGTGTTTATTACAGTTAGGCGTGGTTTAAATGGGTAGTGCACATAGACTAATCACCACTATCAAACCAACCATAATCCAACTAAATTTATCTCTTACTGTAAACACCACCGGATCATCATGGATTTTTCCTTGCTGCGCGAAATACCATAGCCGTCTAAGCCAAACAAACAAACAAGGACAAATCAACCATAACAACAAAGGGGTTTTATAGAGAAATAAAACCTTATTGGAATGAATATAAAAAATAAAGGTTAAAATCGCTAAGTACGCGCTCGTATGACCTAAAAAAACCAGTCTCGCACTATCTATCAGTCCATAAGCACGACCTACGAGCGTCTCTTTATTTTCTAATTTTGCATCGTAAAGTTCTGCGTAACGCTTAAGCAACGCTAAGCTAGAAAAGAAAAATAACACGAAAATAATTAACCATAAGGAATAACCATTTTCAACCAGCGTCATCCCTGCAAAAACCCGTATAGAATACAAAATAGCTAATAATATGACGTCTAACCATTTTTGTTTCTTAATAAAAAAAGAGTACAGCAACGTTAATGAATAATAAGTGATCGCTGCTAAGAAAAAATTTAAAGGTAAATAAAGTGCAATACCTAATGCAAATACTAACAGACAGGGTGCGAGAATAAAACCAACAACCAGAGGAAGCTCTCCAGCCGCAAAAGGACGTTTTTGTTTTTTGCTATGTTGCTTGTCTTTTTCTAAATCAACTAGATCATTAATCAAATAAGCGCTAGAAGCTAATAAACAAAAAACTAAAAATCCAATAACGCTATTTTTTAAAGAAGTCTGATCAAAATAGTGATGACCGACGAGAAGCGGAATAAATAATAAAAAATTCTTGGCGATATGGTAAGGGCGCAGTGCTCTAACACACGCTTTTACACGACTCACTTTTTTATTGTTTTTATTCACAAGGGTTTCTCTGAAAAATTCTTATTTTTCTTAAAGTATGCTAATTTCCCTCCTTCTCTTTTAGAGGGATCCTTTAAAAACCCCACTTTTATCCTATTTTATGAATCTTATCAATCGAGACCTCCAACATATTTGGCACCCTTGCTCTCAGATGAAGGATTATCTTAGTTTCCCACCCTTAGTCGTCAGCAAGGCCTACGGGCCTTTTATTGAATTAGACAATGGGCTGCGCTTGATTGATGCCATCTCGAGTTGGTGGTGTAAATCACTGGGTCATAATCATCCTCGCTTAAAAAAAGCGCTTTATGCACAGCTCGATCGTTTTGAACACGTCATTTTTGCCAATAGCACTCATGAGGTTATCGTTCAACTCTCGGAGAAATTAGCCCTACTTTCCCCAGGCCTAAATAAGGTATTTTATGCTAGCGAAGGCTCTTCTGCCGTTGAAATTTCATTAAAAATGGCGCTACACGCACAAAAAATTAAAGGTTTTTCACAACGTACGCAATTTACTGCGTTACAAAACGGCTATCATGGTGAAACCTTTATGGCACTCGGGCTAAGTGACCTAGGCCTTTATCATCAACCCTACGAACCCCAGCTTATAAAGCCTCAGTTTATCTGTAACCTACCTTATGTCACTTCACGTGAAGATCCTTTATGGGAAGATTGCTCGGATTGCTGGCCGGCCATTGAAAAACAGCTAGAACAACAAGCTACCGTGCTTGCAGCCATTATCGTAGAACCGATTGTCCAGGGTGCCGGAGGCATGTTGATTTATAGCCAAGATTTTTTACGCCGGCTGCGAAAATGGACCCGAGAACAGGGTATTTATTTAATTGCCGATGAAATTATGACCGGACTGGGAAGAACAGGATTTGCTTTAGCCTGTGAGCATGCACAAATACAAGCAGATTTTATTTGTTTAAGTAAAGGCCTAACTTCCGGTTGGCTAGCTATGAGTGCTGTATTAACACGCACTGATATTTATAACCTTTTTTATGATGATTATTCAATAGAAAAAAACTTTTTACACTCACATACTTTTAGCGGTAATGCTTTAGCCGCTGCCGTCGCATTGGAATGTTTAACGGTTTTAGAAGAAGAAAATATCTATTTGGAAGTTCAAAAAAAAGAAACTATTTTAAAAACGCTCATGCAAGAAGTAGCAGACATAACAGGGAAATTAACTAATATCCGCATCATTGGCGCCATCGTAGCAGCTGATTTAGTTTTAACTACAGAACAAAAAAATCAGCGCGTTGGCTACCAAATATTTCAGGAAGCGATAAAAATGGGCGCTTGGCTACGCCCATTAGGTAATACAATTTATTGGTTACCACCTTTAAACATTGAAATATCTGTACTAGAGGAACTAAAGGACATCACTATTCAATCTATTAATAAATTACTTTAAATGAACCCTATTTAAGATTCAGATCAACTGATACCCCCTTTAACTTATCATTCCAACATACATCAGCAAACTGAGTGTCATTTGGCCAATAGTCATTACAAGTAATCATTTGTTCATCAGGTGAAAATTTTTTATTATTTTTCTCACTTTTAAAAATAGCTTGTTTTAAATCAAGTATCTTACTATTTCCCGGCATGGCTTTTATAATTATTTTTTTATTCTCTTTAGCACACTTTTCATAATCCTTATTAGGACAGGGTGCATAGTATTTGACTGTAGCATCAAACGGAGGATAATCTTTGGCAAAAGCAGGAAGACTGATAAACATGGACAAAGAAAATAGACACAAAGTTTTTTTTAACATTTTTTGCTCCTTGCAAATATACTGTAAAAAAATACAGCTTACCATTAAAAAAAACCATAAACTAAAAATTCAATAAATTGATTAATTTCAAACGCTCAAAACTCGATATAAGCTAGCTTTATGGCTAGAAGCAATTTTGATAGCATTCTAAAAAGATGATTTTTTAAATCTCCAAAGAATTCATTATCATTGAATTTGACTGTCTTTCGGCGAGCAATCGCCGCTCTCGGGTACGCCACCAATACCAAACAATGAATACACCCGCTATCTTGGCTAGCGATAAGATGGTAACACCCAACCAATTGAATTGATTTACAATAGCTAAAAACACTGCACTATCGATAGGCGAACTAAGGCTTGCTGACCAAAGTATACGTTGAGAAAGAGGACGACGCGTAAAAGTATAAACTGCCCAATCAATAAACTCCGCAATAAGAAATGCACTCATACTGGCAATCGCCATTGCCTTATTGGCTAACCCATAACTCAGAATACTACCGATAAACATGGCAAATATCACTTTGTGTTGCAGCTCGCGTTGAGCAAAATCACGCAACACATACACAACGCCCACTGTCCAATCCATAGGAGATACTTCTGAACCATGTATATTAGTCAGAGGCATATAAGAAAATAACGTATTTATTAAAACAATTAAAACAATATACGTTAAACTGTATTTATAATTTATTAAAAATTTATTTATTTTTTTCAACATTATTATACCCATTGCACTTGAAGATGCGAGAAGCATTTTCAAGTGCCTTCCTTTCGCGATGGGGATTTTCAAGGGGAGCATCGCGATTCTCCCCTTGAATGACGGCGCGGAAGCTTCTCTTTCGCCCGTCATGTGATTGGGTATACCGCTCGCCGTGAATTCTAATAGTTCGCATTTTCAAGTACGAGCGGTATATTCTAACAAATGATTTTAATTATCGTATAATAAGCTTGCAGAAAATCCTTGTTCTTCCATAATTTTTCGCAACGCCTTTAATCCCTCTACCTGAATTTGGCGAACCCGTTCTCGGGTTAAACCAATGACCTCTCCGACTTCTTCTAAAGTCATACGGTCACAACCTAATAAACCATAACGCCTTGCAATCACTTCGCGTTGGTTAGTCGTCAATTCTTTTAACCAATTTTCTAGTCTTTTACGTAAGTTTTCATCTTCTAAGATATGCTCTGGATCATTTTCACGATTATCTGACAAAGTCTCTAATAGAGGCTTATCTGCTTCGCTACTCGCTGGCGCATCGACAGAGGTAATATGTTCATTTAAACCTAACATCCTTTCAACTTCTTCGAAAGGCTTATCTAACCATTTCGCAATTTCATCCGCTGTAGGTTTGTGATCAAGCTTCTGCGTAAGCTCTCGCGCTGCTTGTAAGTAAACATTGAGCTCTTTTACAACATGTATAGGTAATCGGACGGTACGCGCCTGATTCATGATAGCCCGTTCAATGGCTTGACGAACCCACCATACGGCGTAGGTAGAAAAACGAAACCCTCTTTCTGGATCGAATTTTTCTACCGCGTGCATTAAGCCTAAATTACCTTCTTCTATTAAATCTAAAAATTGCAATCCACGATTATTATAGTGACGTGCAACTTTTACAACCAAACGCAAATTACTTTCTATCATGCGTTTACGTGCATCTTGGTCGCCTTTGGCAATAAGCCTAGAATAATAGACTTCCTCTTCTGCCGTTAATAAAGGGGAAAATCCTATTTCATTCAAATACAATTGTGTTGCACCTAAGGTTTCATCACGCCTTGCATATTTATGTGATCTAGGCGGCAGCTCAGCTTCTGTTTCTGCTATCGTCTCCCTATTGACTAAAAACTCGTCCGGTTTATTTTCAAAAACCTCCATGCTCGCAGGCTTATCTTTATTTTTTTTTACCTCTTTAGTCGTTTTGCTCCTTCTCGCATTACGCATAGTTAATCTCCGTATTAAACTAAGACTAAGAGACAAATCTCTTATCATAAAAAATCAGCTTACACTCTTCGTACTTGAGTTTTTGTGAGTATATTATTTGATTATAAGAACCTAAGACATAAACTTAAGATAGGCGAATACTGCAATTACAAATAATAAAATAAACCAAGATATCCGATCGACATAATGACGCAATAACTTATCAATATGTACGCCGCCCCACCGAATAAGCAAGGCCACCAGAAAAAATCGCCCGCCGCGTCCCACTAAAGATCCCAAGATAAAGGGTAATAACGCAAAATGCAAGGTTCCAGCTGCAATAGTAAATAATTTATAAGGAAGTGGCGTAAAGCCCGCTAAAAAAAGGATCCAAAAATCCCATGCTTTAAATCCATGCTCAATCTGCTGATAGGCGTGTTCATATCCAAACTGAACAATGTAGGGATAAATCCAGTCAAAAGCTACCGTCCCTATCCAATAACCAAAAAGACCGCCTAAAACAGAGGCCACTGTGGTCAATGAAGCATAACGCAAAGCACAGTGTGGCCGCGCCAATACCATGGGCGCCAACATGACATCCGGGGGAATAGGGAAAAAAGACGACTCAGAAAAACTCAATAGGAATAAGGAAGTGGGTGCATGCTTATGTTTAGCCCACACCAACACTTTGTCGTATAGCTTAGAAAAAATCTTCATGCCACATTATAAGTGATAAAACTACTTTTATACTCACAGCAATGGGATTTTCGGCAAGGCGCCGCGAAGGAGAGCAACCACAGTGTATGACAACATACATGAGGATTGCGAACCAAGCGGAAACGCCGCCGAAAATTTAAGTGCGAAGAGTATATTTAATCTATCGCTAGAATCCAATCCTCCAGCGAGTCTCGCACGGAATGGTGGGTTAAATCTAATTGTAAGGGCGTAATACTGACTTCCTGATGGCTCATCGCGTAAAAATCTGTCCCTTTCCCCGCTTCATTTTCTTTACCTGACGTCCCTATCCAATAAATCGTACGGCCACGCGGATCTTGGCTTGGCACCATCCTATCAGCCATATGACGCGTACCTAAACGCGTTGCTGTAAATCCTTTTAAATCTCCGAAAGCAACATCTGGGACATTGACGTTTAAAATGGTTTTAGTCGGGATGGGTTTATTATAAAGAAGCTGTACCAGCTGCTTAGCTACTTCGGCTGCCGTGGTATAGAATGACGGCTCGCCTCCCGCTATCGAAAAAGCAATCGATGGAATACCCATAAACCGACCTTCCATTGCTGCCGCTACGGTCCCTGAATAAAAAACATCATCGCCTAAATTAGAACCCGCATTGATACCGGATACGACTAAATCGGGCATCTCATCTTTCTTAAATAACCCCGTTAACGCCAAATGCACACAATCCGTAGGGGTTCCTTGAACACTAAACACCCTTTTCTCTATTTCTCTCACTCTTAACGGATTTTGTAACGTCAATGAGTTACTGGCTCCGCTGTGATCACGGTCTGGTGCTACTATGGTGATTTCTGCAATATTTCCTAAGGCCTTAGCTAAAATATTTATACCTGGTGCGTGAACACCATCATCATTACTAATTAAAATCTTCATTTAATATACCCTAGAAACTAAATGCGCGCTCTCTGATAACTTTGCGAGAATGGGTAATACGATTAAAACTACCCCAAATATTAATAAGGTGATGGGCCGACTAAATGGCACTTGTCCCGGATTATTTTTATGGTTTTTATATTGAATCAACGCACCAAACAATAAAGCAATACCTATTGCTAAGCTTATGTTATATAAGGCTGAAGTTAATACGGAGAACGGTAACATCATTCTATCGGTTAACTCACCCAGTGAATTAGCCGCATACACATTCATAGACATAAAAAAGCTAAACGCAACTATTTTTCTCATAAATAAACCACTTTATTAACATGAAATCCCATTCATCGTCATTGCGAGCACCGGCAGGCGCGCGGCAATCCAGAAAATAAATATAGTAACCTAGATGGCCACGCTCATTTCATTCGCTCGCTATGATGAGTAGGGTTTGTTTTATCCTCAAAGCTAATAATAACAATTGCTTTGCAGCCCAAAATCCTTATCAATTCTTATTCTCCCTGTTGCACTCATCTTAATTAGCCATACTGTACTTGTAGCCAATACCTTAACACAAACAGCAAAACTACCATTATGCCCATAGGCTGAGCCATCTGGATTTAATTGTACGTAATCTCGTCTACCAGCACCATGCCATATTAAAAACTCATGTTTCTTTAAAGGCGGGTAAACGCGTAATAAGCTACTTTCTGGAAAATTTTCTGCATATCGACCTAAAGTAATGATCCATCCATTACGCCATTGTCCACTACATGTTTTTCCATTTTCACTAGGGCAAAGTATAACAACGCTTCGATGTCTTATCGCCTCACTTCGAGCATAATGCCTCACTTCGAGCATAATTAAGTGCCGACGTTACGCGCTCAGTGAGTGCTAATAAGCGAATTTCAACCATTAGATAGTTGTAAGCAGGAAAAGCTAAACTCAGTAAAACACTCAGCAAAACCAATGTAAATAATAAGTCAATTAAACTGAATCCAAATTCTTTTTTAGTTACTGACTTCCTTGTAACTGTTTTTTTATACATTGCATATCCTGCCATGCTTTTCTTTTTTCACGCGGCGCACGAAGTAAATAGGCGGGATGATAGGTTACACGTAAAGGAATTTTATGATCGCCGTAATGAAATAGTTTCCCACGTAAATTTCCCATACTATCATTAGTCGCTAATAAAAAATGTGCGGCAATTCGTCCTACTGCCAAAATTAACTTGGGTTTGATAAGGCTAATTTGCCTTAAAAGAAAGGGTGTACACGCTTTCACCTCTTCAGGAGAAGGATCTCGATTATTCGGAGGGCGTGATTTTAAAATATTTGCGATGTAAATATCTTCTCGCTTAAAACCAATCGATAACAACATATTTGTTAATAATTGCCCGCCTCTCCCTACAAAGGGTTCTCCTTGTTTATCCTCATTAGCACCTGGCGCTTCACCAATGACTAATAAATCGGCATTGGGGTTACCTACACCAAATACAGGATTAGTACGTGTTTTATAAAGATTACACGCTTGGCAACGTGCCACCTCTAATTGCAATGCCTCCCAGCT
This is a stretch of genomic DNA from Candidatus Rickettsiella viridis. It encodes these proteins:
- the bioF gene encoding 8-amino-7-oxononanoate synthase; this encodes MPFLLEDSLTQHKQAGLYRTRAVLQGVSGTQRLYGGKKLISFCSNDYLGLSQHSDVIKVFKQTADEYGLGSGSSHFLGAYSRIHCELEEALAEFSGYPKALVFSTGYMANLSILTALANRHDSIFGDRLNHASLVDAARLSGASFKRYKHNHIPSLTKQLTDSPGRKSFVVSDGVFSMDGDLAALPDLIETAKNHSALLLVDDAHGLGVLGEKGAGICEYFGLKPDILSAGFGKSLGSFGGFVVGSETIIEHLTQFSRPYMYTTALPPAIAKATHTSLLLLQKEDWRRKKLCYLIEHFKHTAKQLELPILASQTPIQPILLGGPERAMKLAAHLRQNGFLVNAIRPPTVPKNTSRLRISLSALHSENDIDSLLERIAIGLHRA
- the bioB gene encoding biotin synthase BioB, encoding MLNVEVRHDWIRNEIQSLFEKPFNDLIFHAHATHRHSFRPNAVQISTLLNVKTGLCPEDCSYCPQSGHYNTGLKREPLMSLDQVKVAAKKAKEQGAGRFCIAAAWRSPPKKEFADVLAMVTAIKALDLEACATLGMLTEEQARQLAQAGLDYYNHNLDTSPEYYKTIISTRTYEERLQTLAQVRAAGINVCCGGIIGMGESREDRIGLLQQLANLPEHPKSVTLNKLIPIPGTPLADKVAVDSFEFIRMVAVARIILPFSMLRLSAGRDSLSEEAQALCFFAGANSIHYGEKLLTTANVAPDQDRALLEKLNLIPVLADTELNTCHSC
- a CDS encoding UbiA family prenyltransferase, whose product is MNKNNKKVSRVKACVRALRPYHIAKNFLLFIPLLVGHHYFDQTSLKNSVIGFLVFCLLASSAYLINDLVDLEKDKQHSKKQKRPFAAGELPLVVGFILAPCLLVFALGIALYLPLNFFLAAITYYSLTLLYSFFIKKQKWLDVILLAILYSIRVFAGMTLVENGYSLWLIIFVLFFFSSLALLKRYAELYDAKLENKETLVGRAYGLIDSARLVFLGHTSAYLAILTFIFYIHSNKVLFLYKTPLLLWLICPCLFVWLRRLWYFAQQGKIHDDPVVFTVRDKFSWIMVGLIVVISLCALPI
- the bioA gene encoding adenosylmethionine--8-amino-7-oxononanoate transaminase; the protein is MNLINRDLQHIWHPCSQMKDYLSFPPLVVSKAYGPFIELDNGLRLIDAISSWWCKSLGHNHPRLKKALYAQLDRFEHVIFANSTHEVIVQLSEKLALLSPGLNKVFYASEGSSAVEISLKMALHAQKIKGFSQRTQFTALQNGYHGETFMALGLSDLGLYHQPYEPQLIKPQFICNLPYVTSREDPLWEDCSDCWPAIEKQLEQQATVLAAIIVEPIVQGAGGMLIYSQDFLRRLRKWTREQGIYLIADEIMTGLGRTGFALACEHAQIQADFICLSKGLTSGWLAMSAVLTRTDIYNLFYDDYSIEKNFLHSHTFSGNALAAAVALECLTVLEEENIYLEVQKKETILKTLMQEVADITGKLTNIRIIGAIVAADLVLTTEQKNQRVGYQIFQEAIKMGAWLRPLGNTIYWLPPLNIEISVLEELKDITIQSINKLL
- the rpoS gene encoding RNA polymerase sigma factor RpoS, with amino-acid sequence MRNARRSKTTKEVKKNKDKPASMEVFENKPDEFLVNRETIAETEAELPPRSHKYARRDETLGATQLYLNEIGFSPLLTAEEEVYYSRLIAKGDQDARKRMIESNLRLVVKVARHYNNRGLQFLDLIEEGNLGLMHAVEKFDPERGFRFSTYAVWWVRQAIERAIMNQARTVRLPIHVVKELNVYLQAARELTQKLDHKPTADEIAKWLDKPFEEVERMLGLNEHITSVDAPASSEADKPLLETLSDNRENDPEHILEDENLRKRLENWLKELTTNQREVIARRYGLLGCDRMTLEEVGEVIGLTRERVRQIQVEGLKALRKIMEEQGFSASLLYDN
- a CDS encoding YqaA family protein, giving the protein MKIFSKLYDKVLVWAKHKHAPTSLFLLSFSESSFFPIPPDVMLAPMVLARPHCALRYASLTTVASVLGGLFGYWIGTVAFDWIYPYIVQFGYEHAYQQIEHGFKAWDFWILFLAGFTPLPYKLFTIAAGTLHFALLPFILGSLVGRGGRFFLVALLIRWGGVHIDKLLRHYVDRISWFILLFVIAVFAYLKFMS
- the surE gene encoding 5'/3'-nucleotidase SurE, which gives rise to MKILISNDDGVHAPGINILAKALGNIAEITIVAPDRDHSGASNSLTLQNPLRVREIEKRVFSVQGTPTDCVHLALTGLFKKDEMPDLVVSGINAGSNLGDDVFYSGTVAAAMEGRFMGIPSIAFSIAGGEPSFYTTAAEVAKQLVQLLYNKPIPTKTILNVNVPDVAFGDLKGFTATRLGTRHMADRMVPSQDPRGRTIYWIGTSGKENEAGKGTDFYAMSHQEVSITPLQLDLTHHSVRDSLEDWILAID
- a CDS encoding GspH/FimT family protein; its protein translation is MLEVRHYARSEAIRHRSVVILCPSENGKTCSGQWRNGWIITLGRYAENFPESSLLRVYPPLKKHEFLIWHGAGRRDYVQLNPDGSAYGHNGSFAVCVKVLATSTVWLIKMSATGRIRIDKDFGLQSNCYY
- a CDS encoding uracil-DNA glycosylase → MVDTKKLKYLEKIGIDVWIPREQKLVKQTKAKDSPKKLDITRGEQIATMSWEALQLEVARCQACNLYKTRTNPVFGVGNPNADLLVIGEAPGANEDKQGEPFVGRGGQLLTNMLLSIGFKREDIYIANILKSRPPNNRDPSPEEVKACTPFLLRQISLIKPKLILAVGRIAAHFLLATNDSMGNLRGKLFHYGDHKIPLRVTYHPAYLLRAPREKRKAWQDMQCIKKQLQGSQ